CAAGGACGGGCAAGTGGTCAAGGGCGTGCAATTTCGCAATCATGAGACCATTGGCGATATTGTAGAGCTTGCCAAACGCTATGCCGATGTGGGCGTGGACGAGCTCGTGTTTTATGACATTACTGCTTCATCGGACGGTCGCACGGTGGACAAATCGTGGGTGGAGCGGGTGGCACAGGTCATTGACATTCCTTTTTGTGTGGCGGGGGGCATTCGCACGCTCACGGACGCTGAGACGCTGTTTAATTATGGGGCGGACAAGGTGTCAATCAACTCGCCTGCCCTTGAAAATCCTGACTTTATCAGTCGCCTTGCTGAGCGGTTTGGCGTGCAAGCGGTGGTGGTGGGCATTGACAGTTGGTACGATGACAGCACCGACACCTACTGGGTCAATCAATACACAGGCGATGAAACCAAAACTCGCAAAACCCAATGGCAAGTCATCGATTGGGTTAAAGAAGTGCAAGCCCGTGGGGCAGGAGAGATTGTGCTGAACATGATGAACCAAGATGGCGTACGACAAGGTTATGATTTGACTCAGCTTGCCCTTGTCAAAGCCCACTGCACCGTGCCACTCATCGCCTCAGGCGGAGCAGGGCAGATGAGCCATTTTTATGACGTGTTTAACATTGACATTGATGGGGCATTGGCGGCAAGCGTGTTCCATAAGGGCATGATTGACGTGGGTGAGTTAAAGGCGTATTTGAAAGATAAGGGCATTGCGGTGCGTCCTGTTTGATGGCAATAAAAGGGGCGTATTTTGAACCGCACCCCAAAAGTTAGACACACTAACCTTTGGGGTGCTTTTT
This Moraxella sp. K1664 DNA region includes the following protein-coding sequences:
- the hisF gene encoding imidazole glycerol phosphate synthase subunit HisF; this encodes MLTSLTKRIIACLDVKDGQVVKGVQFRNHETIGDIVELAKRYADVGVDELVFYDITASSDGRTVDKSWVERVAQVIDIPFCVAGGIRTLTDAETLFNYGADKVSINSPALENPDFISRLAERFGVQAVVVGIDSWYDDSTDTYWVNQYTGDETKTRKTQWQVIDWVKEVQARGAGEIVLNMMNQDGVRQGYDLTQLALVKAHCTVPLIASGGAGQMSHFYDVFNIDIDGALAASVFHKGMIDVGELKAYLKDKGIAVRPV